From a single Brassica napus cultivar Da-Ae chromosome C9, Da-Ae, whole genome shotgun sequence genomic region:
- the LOC106361524 gene encoding uncharacterized protein LOC106361524, which yields MEFLGGRDSDSDSEYAFRLQMEEALAASLASRSRAPPSPPVVARSGFAIVVEDEEIGSTPRGESENARQRNTGGGEGNSRGKGKTHHETVSGTRRDDRNPNSKVQNASAYVGTVTVLPAQSVGEGSSKKVVGDAVRRGSFRGDLMYRLYSKGLVSEETGNGNGNGKGKVADVVAGFGVAICDQRDALLFESKGQLAGRGANRQGAEIQALTLGLTEASKLGIKHVAIFCDSFPIFQFVRGSWKPKQKKIAMLMDDLQRIRQQFSFTQAVLVAGNQVKYAYKLARESIVSQATPHENPRQAKLAAMKEECLICFNDIDPERMFSIGKCTHRFCFQCVKQHVEVKLLHGMIPNCPHDKCNSEMVIDACGKLLTPKLGEMWKQRIKENAIPVTERVYCPYLRCSALMSKTKISESAKSLQSAYPASGVRRCVECRGLFCVDCKVPWHGKLSCAEYKKLHPNPPSDDVKLKSLANNKMWRQCGKCQHMIELSQGCNHITCRCGHEFCYNCGGGWNKKTGTCVKQCPTWDEAYIMRQDQDPGRAYVAPNNYFDDHDEEDEADEDIEYGYGDFPFNLGQHMNIVNPEEPFDPFFDLPDGVIFHPSMLSPRSRQQFYDSDDDSDEERLRPPHLRQSNAPSGDETTRVNGHLRQSNAPSGNETTRVNAPPEEEEEVDDCPYFGTYGKYAIVYDSDGYEIEDYTNPFHPDYYPQF from the exons ATGGAGTTCTTGGGAGGTCGcgattccgattccgattccgaATACGCTTTCCGATTGCAGATGGAGGAGGCACTCGCTGCTTCCCTCGCTTCCCGATCTCGTGCTCCGCCGTCGCCTCCCGTTGTCGCTAGGAGTGGATTCGCTATCGTGGTGGAGGATGAGGAGATCGGTTCCACGCCGAGAGGTGAATCTGAGAACGCGCGTCAAAGAAACACCGGCGGCGGAGAAGGTAACTCGAGAGGAAAAGGGAAAACCCACCACGAGACAGTCTCTGGTACACGGAGAGACGATCGAAACCCTAACAGTAAAGTCCAGAATGCTTCTGCGTACGTTGGTACTGTTACTGTTCTTCCCGCGCAATCTGTCGGTGAGGGAAGCTCGAAGAAGGTTGTTGGTGATGCCGTAAGGAGGGGGAGTTTCAGGGGAGACTTGATGTACAGGCTTTACTCCAAGGGTTTGGTGAGCGAAGAGACTGGGAATGGGAATGGGAATGGGAAAGGGAAGGTGGCTGATGTGGTGGCTGGGTTTGGGGTTGCGATTTGCGACCAGAGGGATGCTCTGTTGTTCGAGTCCAAGGGACAGCTGGCTGGCCGTGGCGCGAATCGTCAGGGAGCGGAGATTCAGGCGTTGACTCTAGGGTTGACCGAGGCGTCGAAGCTGGGGATCAAACACGTCGCTATCTTCTGCGATTCTTTTCCCATTTTCCAATTC GTCAGGGGAAGCTGGAAGCCTAAGCAAAAGAAGATTGCCATGCTAATGGATGACTTGCAACGGATCAGGCAACAATTCTCGTTTACTCAAGCTGTTCTGGTGGCTGGAAACCAAGTCAAATATGCTTATAAACTCGCTAGGGAATCAATTGTTTCGCAAGCAACCCCTCATGAAAACCCCCGCCAAGCTAAATTAGCTGCTATGAAAGAAGAGTGTCTTATCTGTTTCAACGATATCGATCCTGAGCGCATGTTTTCTATCGGTAAATGCACTCACCGCTTTTGCTTTCAGTGTGTGAAGCAACATGTAGAGGTGAAGCTGCTTCACGGAATGATTCCGAATTGTCCTCATGATAAATGCAATTCTGAGATGGTTATCGATGCGTGTGGCAAGCTTTTGACTCCGAAATTGGGTGAAATGTGGAAGCAAAGGATCAAGGAGAACGCAATACCTGTCACTGAGAGAGTTTACTGTCCTTACCTGAGGTGTTCGGCTTTGATGTCCAAAACCAAGATATCTGAATCCGCCAAGAGCTTACAGTCTGCTTACCCTGCATCTGGAGTCAGGAGATGTGTCGAATGTCGTGGCCTTTTCTGTGTGGACTGTAAAGTCCCGTGGCATGGGAAGCTGTCATGCGCCGAGTACAAGAAACTGCATCCTAATCCTCCCTCAGATGATGTGAAGCTAAAGTCTCTGGCGAATAATAAAATGTGGCGCCAATGTGGCAAGTGCCAGCACATGATTGAACTTAGTCAAGGATGCAATCACATAACTTGCAG ATGTGGGCATGAGTTCTGCTACAATTGTGGAGGAGGATGGAACAAAAAAACAGGGACTTGTGTTAAGCAATGCCCGACCTGGGACGAAGCGTACATCATGCGGCAAGATCAAGATCCAGGGCGTGCGTATGTGGCGCCTAACAACTACTTTGATGATCATGATGAGGaggatgaagctgatgaagatATTGAGTACGGCTATGGTGACTTCCCCTTTAATTTGGGGCAACATATGAATATTGTTAATCCTGAAGAGCCCTTTGATCCCTTCTTCGACCTGCCAGATG GTGTGATCTTTCACCCATCTATGCTGTCTCCCAGGAGCCGTCAGCAATTCTACGACTCGGATGATGATTCTGATGAGGAAAGGTTGCGACCACCTCATTTGAGACAGAGTAATGCCCCGTCTGGTGATGAGACAACAAGAGTTAATGGTCATTTGAGACAGAGTAATGCCCCGTCTGGTAATGAGACGACAAGAGTTAATGCTCCtcctgaggaagaagaagaagtggacGACTGCCCATACTTCGGAACGTATGGAAAGTACGCTATAGTATATGACTCGGACGGCTATGAAATCGAGGATTACACGAACCCTTTCCATCCAGATTACTATCCTCAGTTTTGA